The nucleotide window CCCTGAGGGAGGCCGGCCGCGGTGACCACCTGGCAGATATATACCTGGAACGGGCCCGCCGGTTCCTCGCCCAGGACCCAGGAGACGACTGGACCGGCGTGGAGGCATTCAAAAAGAAATAGGGAGGGGAAGGAGCGGTCTGGACTGGAATAGCCCTTGGTCGAAAGGGAAGATTCGCCTCTCGATCCGGGGCGCCGGCAGGAGAGGGAAAAACCGGCGGCCGGCGCCCCCTCGAAACAGACTCACCTCACAAGGAACACGAGCCTGATCATTCCCGTCTCTCGGTTTTGCAACACTGGGAATCGGATTCCCTTCAAGCTCTCGACCAGGCACTTTCTGAGATCCTTTCCTATCATTTCCCTCCTGCCGATCCGAACGCGGGTCACCCGACCACCCGAATCGATAAGGAGTGTGAGGGCGATCTCCCCCTTGGGTTGGGATCTGCATTGGGATCTTTTCCAGTAACACTTGCTGATTGCGGCCATCTGTTCCCGGATCAGCCTCCTGACGGTCTCCTCTCTCAGGCCTCTCGTCACCATGATCTCTTTGAGCTCGACGGCGACACTCCCGGAACGTGCAGGTCCGGAGGAGGGCTCAGATACCACCCGATCTCGCTTCGCTTCATGACCGTCCTCCTTGATCCCTTTCTTGTCGGCTCCGGCCCACCCTCGCTTCAGAGCCGCAGGGGCGACGGCAGCGCATGCCTGCCGCGCGCCGAATCCTTCGCCGGCCACGGCATAGTCTGAGACTCCTCGAGGCAAGGGGAGGGGCTGTTTGATCGTCACGGCCTTGCCATCCTCCAGGCGGACCCGGGAGTCGATCGCCACAAAGGAGGTATAGGCTGTGAGCAGGTTGTAGGCGAGCCCCAGACCGGTCACCTCCTCGACCCGCTCGTCTTCCCGGCGGAGCCTGTTGTAGTCTGCCAGGAGGCCGATCCTGTAGCGGGCCCAGAGGTAACGGAGCGCGGAGTTGGTTTTGAGAGGCAGAGACTCGGCCACGTCGATCTCCTCTCTAAAGGTGCCGCCCCCTGAAAGACCCTCCAGCCGTATACACCCCCTGGGGCTGCCACGCCATTTGCCAAAGACGATGACCGGGCGATCGGCCAGCACGTCGGGAACCCCGGGCGGTTCCACGTCGTAGACCCGGAACCCGTCGAAGTCGAGCTTGATATTGGTCAGCACAGGGGATCGGATGAGCCTCCTGAATCTCTCCGCCTTTACCGGTGCTTCCTCGGGCCTGGTGACGACAAAGGGCTCGCCCATTCCCACCCGTGCCATCCCCTCGATTATATGCCTGTTGACGCTGGATCCGATCCCAAAGGCGAACATGTTGGCCCTGCCGAGACTCTTCCGAATCAGGTCGAATGCCTCCTCCTCGACCGTCACATAACCATCCGTGGCAATCACCACATTGCGTGAGTATCCCTCTGTCCCTGGAAGTGAAAGGGCCCTTTTCAGCGCCGGGAGGAGCTCGGTGCCGCCCCCTCCACGCTGGCGCTCGATCAAGTCGACGGCACGGCGGATGTTTTCCGGCGTGGCGGCCACGGATCGCTCCGACAGGACCGATGACCCCCCTGCAAAGAGCAGTACGTTGAACCTGTCCGCGGGCCGGAGGCTCCCGATCAGGCCCTTGAGGAGTTTCTTCGAGATATCAAGGGGAAAGCCGTGCATCGAACCGGACACATCGACGATGAATATGTATTCCCGGGGCGGGATCTCGACCGGGCTCACCCTTTTGGGGGGTTGAACCATGAGGAGAAAGAAGTTTTCCTCCTCTCCCTCGAAAAGGAGCAGGCCCGTTTGGATCCTCCTACCGGCAAGCCGGTATTTCAGGAGGAAATCACGGTTGCCGCCGTATCTTTCCGACCCGTCGAGCTCGATCGTGGCAAGACCGGGATCCCGGTATTCGATATCGACCTTGTGTGAGGAACAGGTGACATCCCGGATGGGGAGGCCCGCCGCGAGGTTGACGGTGATGTCAAAGGTGTACGGAGGAGGCTCTCCCTGGTGGAGATATGGGTTCTCGATCCATCTCTCCCCGGGACTCACTCCTGCTGCCGGGACGTTTGAGTACCGGGGCCCCACGACGGTGGGGTAGACGAACTCATAGACCCCGCCGGTCGGAACCAGCAGCTCCGTGTAGCTGAGCTCCACCCTGACCGTGTCTGAGGGCAGGATATTCGCCACCCTCATCTGGAACACGTTGGGCCTTTTCTGCTCCAAAAGGGAGGCGCTCTTGCCGGCGTTCCTCGCCTGCTCGTACAGCCTCCGTGCGGCCCTGCGCTCGCGAATCTCCGCCGTGATCGTCCGCTCCCCGATCGTCATCCTCATCCCGTAAACGGCAGCCCGTGTCGAGGCCGGAAAGACATAGATCGCCTCGAGCGGTCTTTTCCCCTCGTTCCTGTAGACCTGTGTCACCACGACGTCGGCAATGACGCCCGAGATGTCCACCCTCACAGACGTGGATTTCAGGGGCAGCGGGTCCGACTCGGGGTCGTCGCTCTTCACAAGGAAATACGGTGAAAGGGTCTTGCCGAAATCTTCCTCTGACCGCGCGCAAACACCGCCTGCCACAAGGACAAAGGCGGCCGCAATTAGTAACACTCTTGCCTTCTCTCTCGATTTCATCTTTTTCCCTCCTTTTGGCCGGGTTTCGGGCTTTCGAATCGATTAGACAAGGGGGAGGGGAAAAAGTTCCCGAAATTCCGGACTCCTTCGAAAAAACCGGCGCGATGTCTGAGTTGAATCCCGAGGGGAAAAGAGGGAAAAAGGCCAAAAGGGGAAGCTCACAAGATCCACGGGTGGAATCGATCAAGGGTTGGCAGAGCCGATCTGCTCACCGCGGGCGGAGGAACCTGATCCTAACCTGAAGGGGGCCCTCACCTCCTTCGGATAGCCCCGGTCCAGGCGCCTGGACCGGGGCCAGGCGTTCGAGTTCTCGATAGAACGACTGGTAGCTCTTTGAGGGGATCTCGGCAAGGATCGATCGCGGCTCTCCGGTCTTGCGGTCGTGTTCAACGGAGACTACCCTTCCACGGACATCTTTGATCAGGCTTTTCACCTTCAGGAGAAGCCCGTCAAGCCGAGAAGAGGGGGCAACCTCTCTCTCTTTGGATTCGAACGCCTCTCCCATGGGGACTCTCACCGCTCCGCCCGCAGCATGGCCGGTTCCCGGAGGTTTCTCTCCCAGTAGGAAGACGAGTTCGATCGGCTCTGCCTCTCTCCCGGGTCGCTCAGCCGGTCTCTCTTCGAGAGCGGGCTGGTAACGGCTGGCCTCTCTTTTCGGTGCAGGGCCCAGCTTATCGGCTGCCGCGCCTTTCGAAGCCCACTCCTGTGTGGAAACCCGGGGAGCCGAGGCTATCTGTTCCTTTGGCCGGTAGGTATAGAGACCTCCAAGAACTAGAATCGCAATTGCCAGGGCCGTTGCCGCCTCCAAGGGCACCTTTATCCTCACCGGAACAAACAGCACCCGGATCAGCTTGCCCAGGGTGAACCTCGCCTCGATCCGCTCGTGGAGCCTCTCGAGAAAATCTCCCGGGGCCCTAACAGGCTCCAGGGAACCGAGCTCCTCGACCAGAGCCTCGAGTGAGGCCAGTTCTTCCCTGCATCCCTCACAGCTCGACAGATGCTCCTCCACCAGCGCCCTGGTCTCCTGGTCGAGAAGGCCGTCGATATACTCGGAAAGGAGTTCCCTTACCCTCTCACATTCCATCTATACGACTCCCTTGAGCTTCTTTCTCAGGTCGAGTCGCGCCCTGGCGAGCCTCGACTTGACCGTGCCTAGGCTGAAACCGGTTATGGTCGCAATCTCATCGTAGCAGAGCCCTTCGATATCACGGAGGGTGACCACCGCCTTCTGCTCGGCGGGGAGCGAATCTATCGCCTTCTTGATCAGCCTCAGTCTCTCCTTCTTTTCGAGCTCAGCCCTCGGGGATCTGGATTCGTCCCGAATCTCAAGGGGAGGATCGGCCTTCCCTTGAGCCCCCGGGTTGTCGAGACTCACCGTCTCCCCTCTACGCCTGTACTCTGCCGATTTGACCCTGTTCCTGCACGTATTGACCGCAATACGATAGAGCCATGTGGAAAAGGCCGATTCGAACCTGAACCCCTTCAAGGACCGGTAAACCTTTATGAAGGTCTCCTGGGCCGCATCGCTTGCCTCGTCATAGTCTCCGAGGAACCAGTAGCAGAGATTGACCAACCTGTCCTTGTGCTTGAGGACCAACCGGTCAAAGGCGGCCCGGCTTCCCGCCTGAAAGGCACTGACCATCTCTCTGTCTTCCTCTTTTGAGCTGCCGGCCATTCTTCTTTCTTCTCTCATCGATTCAGACAAGATGGATCGAGGAATGTTCCCACGCACCCGAGGGCCAGGCTCGTCGGGCAGGCTTTTCCTTGAAAGCAGCCCCTACCTACCCATTGAATACGACATTTCACCGGGATGTTCAATTCGGGGCAGGGGCACAAGAGATCGCCCGGCTGCAATTGACAGAACCAGGAGAATCTGAAAGACTATGTCTCGATCCCGGACAAAAACACGCTCTTTGCTCCCTCCATGCCCCGGCTGACAGAGGAGGCGGGACCGCTCTGGCACAATCCCTGCTAGATGAACGAAAGGAGCGTCTATGACCAAAAAGGCTTTCCAAGACTACTACCCGGACGACCTGAGCCACTGTTACGGTTGCGGGCGGCTGAACAGGCGCGGCTTGCATATCAAGAGCTACTGGGATGGTGACGAAACGGTCTCTACGTTCCATCCCAAACCCTATCACACGGCCATCCCCGGCTACGTTTACGGCGGGCTCATCGCTTCCCTCATCGACTGCCACGCCACGGGTACGGCTGCGGCCGCGGCCTACCGGGCCGAGGGGCGTGCCATGGATACGATGCCTCCGCTCCGCTTCCTCACTGCCTCGCTCCACGTAGACTATCTCCGTCCGACCCCGCTCGGCGTGCCCCTCCACCTTCGGGCACGCGTCAAGGAGATCAAGGGCCGCAAGGTTGTGGTCTCGGTCACGCTCTCTGCAAAGGGGGAGATCCGTGCCCGCGGGGAGGTAGTGGCCGTCCAGATGCCCGAGCATCTCATGCCCGGCCGCGAAGGGGAGGCCGAGCATTCCAGCCCATAAGCCTCACCGTCTCAACCGGGAAAAACTGGGCCGGGAACAACGAGAGGAGAGATACCATGCAGTGCCACCAGATAGACTATGAGATCATCGGCGATGACATGCAGATCGTCGAAATAGAGCTCGATCCAGGCGAAACCGTGATCGCCGAGGCAGGGGCCATGAACTACATGGACGACGGCATCACCTTTGAGGCGAAAATGGGCGACGGGTCGAAGCCCGAGGCGGGACTCTTCGACATCCTTCTCAATGCTGGCAAACGGGTGCTCACCGGCGAATCGATCTTTGTCACCCACTTCACAAACACGCGGGGCGGCAAGAAGCGTGTCGCCTTTGCCGCACCTTACCCCGGCAAGATATTCCCCATCGACATGGCCAAGGTCAGAGGAGAGATCCTCTGCCAGAAGGACGCCTTTCTCTGCGCGGCCCTCGGCACCGAGATAGGCATCGCCTTCACGAAAAGGCTCGGGACCGGCTTCTTTGGGGGTGAAGGCTTCATACTCCAGCGCCTCCGCGGAGACGGCATGGCCTTTGTCCATGCCGGAGGAACCGTGATCATCAAGAAGCTGCGCAATGGTTGCATCCGAGTTGATACGGGCTGCCTGGTTGCCTTCACATCCGGCATCGATTACGACATAGAGCGTGCAGGCGGCCTCAAGTCGATGTTCTTCGGCGGAGAGGGACTCTTCCTGGCGACCCTCAGGGGGACCGGGACGGTCCTCCTCCAGAGCCTCCCTTTTTCCCGGATGGCCGACAGGATCCTTGCCCATGCGCCCTCGGCCGGGGGCAACCGGAAAGGGGAGGGGTCTATCCTCGGCGGCCTGGGAGGCCTCCTCGACGGCGATTGAGACT belongs to Deltaproteobacteria bacterium and includes:
- a CDS encoding zf-HC2 domain-containing protein, which codes for MECERVRELLSEYIDGLLDQETRALVEEHLSSCEGCREELASLEALVEELGSLEPVRAPGDFLERLHERIEARFTLGKLIRVLFVPVRIKVPLEAATALAIAILVLGGLYTYRPKEQIASAPRVSTQEWASKGAAADKLGPAPKREASRYQPALEERPAERPGREAEPIELVFLLGEKPPGTGHAAGGAVRVPMGEAFESKEREVAPSSRLDGLLLKVKSLIKDVRGRVVSVEHDRKTGEPRSILAEIPSKSYQSFYRELERLAPVQAPGPGLSEGGEGPLQVRIRFLRPR
- a CDS encoding TIGR00266 family protein, yielding MQCHQIDYEIIGDDMQIVEIELDPGETVIAEAGAMNYMDDGITFEAKMGDGSKPEAGLFDILLNAGKRVLTGESIFVTHFTNTRGGKKRVAFAAPYPGKIFPIDMAKVRGEILCQKDAFLCAALGTEIGIAFTKRLGTGFFGGEGFILQRLRGDGMAFVHAGGTVIIKKLRNGCIRVDTGCLVAFTSGIDYDIERAGGLKSMFFGGEGLFLATLRGTGTVLLQSLPFSRMADRILAHAPSAGGNRKGEGSILGGLGGLLDGD
- a CDS encoding AgmX/PglI C-terminal domain-containing protein translates to MKSREKARVLLIAAAFVLVAGGVCARSEEDFGKTLSPYFLVKSDDPESDPLPLKSTSVRVDISGVIADVVVTQVYRNEGKRPLEAIYVFPASTRAAVYGMRMTIGERTITAEIRERRAARRLYEQARNAGKSASLLEQKRPNVFQMRVANILPSDTVRVELSYTELLVPTGGVYEFVYPTVVGPRYSNVPAAGVSPGERWIENPYLHQGEPPPYTFDITVNLAAGLPIRDVTCSSHKVDIEYRDPGLATIELDGSERYGGNRDFLLKYRLAGRRIQTGLLLFEGEEENFFLLMVQPPKRVSPVEIPPREYIFIVDVSGSMHGFPLDISKKLLKGLIGSLRPADRFNVLLFAGGSSVLSERSVAATPENIRRAVDLIERQRGGGGTELLPALKRALSLPGTEGYSRNVVIATDGYVTVEEEAFDLIRKSLGRANMFAFGIGSSVNRHIIEGMARVGMGEPFVVTRPEEAPVKAERFRRLIRSPVLTNIKLDFDGFRVYDVEPPGVPDVLADRPVIVFGKWRGSPRGCIRLEGLSGGGTFREEIDVAESLPLKTNSALRYLWARYRIGLLADYNRLRREDERVEEVTGLGLAYNLLTAYTSFVAIDSRVRLEDGKAVTIKQPLPLPRGVSDYAVAGEGFGARQACAAVAPAALKRGWAGADKKGIKEDGHEAKRDRVVSEPSSGPARSGSVAVELKEIMVTRGLREETVRRLIREQMAAISKCYWKRSQCRSQPKGEIALTLLIDSGGRVTRVRIGRREMIGKDLRKCLVESLKGIRFPVLQNRETGMIRLVFLVR
- a CDS encoding PaaI family thioesterase, which codes for MTKKAFQDYYPDDLSHCYGCGRLNRRGLHIKSYWDGDETVSTFHPKPYHTAIPGYVYGGLIASLIDCHATGTAAAAAYRAEGRAMDTMPPLRFLTASLHVDYLRPTPLGVPLHLRARVKEIKGRKVVVSVTLSAKGEIRARGEVVAVQMPEHLMPGREGEAEHSSP
- a CDS encoding sigma-70 family RNA polymerase sigma factor, whose protein sequence is MAGSSKEEDREMVSAFQAGSRAAFDRLVLKHKDRLVNLCYWFLGDYDEASDAAQETFIKVYRSLKGFRFESAFSTWLYRIAVNTCRNRVKSAEYRRRGETVSLDNPGAQGKADPPLEIRDESRSPRAELEKKERLRLIKKAIDSLPAEQKAVVTLRDIEGLCYDEIATITGFSLGTVKSRLARARLDLRKKLKGVV